In one Streptomyces sp. NBC_01288 genomic region, the following are encoded:
- a CDS encoding NmrA family NAD(P)-binding protein, whose translation MTGSPPTALVLGGTGRTGSLLARRLSERGLPARTAARHGADVPFDWDDPTTHPAALAGVDRLYLVTPVLRISYADQVAAFLDLAVAAGVRHVTYLSTYGGQLAPPDVDIRAVEDDLAARDTLTHAILRPAWVMQNFSDAHLPVVDGVITVPTGGRREAFVDAGDIAAVAVETLLDPEAHAGASYAPTGPRALTVAEVADTITAVSGRPVRHQDIDPEAWIGGAVAAGIVPADYAVMLRWLTGAIVSGNGSTPNDDIEKVTGRAPAGFDDFARRNAGAWVRRAGAK comes from the coding sequence ATGACTGGATCACCTCCCACCGCACTCGTCCTCGGCGGCACCGGCCGGACCGGCTCCCTCCTGGCACGGCGGCTCTCCGAACGGGGACTGCCCGCCCGCACCGCCGCCCGCCACGGCGCCGACGTGCCCTTCGACTGGGACGACCCCACCACCCACCCCGCCGCCCTCGCCGGCGTCGACCGCCTCTACCTCGTCACCCCCGTCCTGCGGATCTCCTACGCCGACCAGGTGGCCGCGTTCCTCGACCTCGCCGTGGCCGCGGGGGTACGTCACGTCACGTACCTCAGCACCTACGGCGGCCAACTGGCGCCCCCGGACGTCGACATCAGGGCCGTGGAGGACGATCTCGCCGCCCGCGACACCCTCACGCACGCGATCCTGCGTCCCGCGTGGGTGATGCAGAACTTCAGCGACGCGCACCTGCCGGTCGTCGACGGTGTGATCACGGTGCCGACCGGCGGCCGTAGGGAGGCGTTCGTCGACGCGGGCGACATCGCCGCCGTCGCGGTGGAGACGCTGCTCGATCCCGAGGCCCATGCCGGGGCGTCGTACGCGCCGACCGGACCGCGGGCCCTCACCGTCGCCGAGGTCGCCGACACCATCACCGCCGTGAGCGGCCGGCCCGTCCGGCACCAGGACATCGACCCCGAGGCGTGGATCGGCGGCGCGGTCGCGGCCGGGATCGTCCCCGCCGACTACGCGGTGATGCTCCGCTGGCTGACCGGCGCCATCGTCTCCGGGAACGGTTCCACGCCCAACGACGACATCGAGAAGGTCACCGGCCGAGCGCCGGCCGGCTTCGACGACTTCGCGCGGCGCAACGCCGGCGCCTGGGTGCGCCGGGCGGGGGCGAAGTGA
- a CDS encoding amidohydrolase family protein: protein MDAEAAEAVEAVEGAEAAEVAEVRAFWRRLGLPGLIDVHTHFMPERVLRKVWDYFDALGAATGGALEWPIAYRKEEAERVALIREFGVRAFTAMLYPHKPGMAEWLNGWAVDFAARTPDCLHTSTLFPEPGVDDYVRRALDAGARVFKAHVQVGAYDPDDELLDPAWGLLAESGTPVVIHCGSGPAAPGKHTGPEPIGRVLARHPRLRLVLAHMGMPEYEDFLDLAERYGEVRLDTTMAFTDFSERLAPFPPRALPRLAALGDRVLLGSDFPNIPYPYVHQLHALERLDLGEDWLRAVCHDNGARLFGL from the coding sequence GTGGATGCTGAGGCGGCCGAAGCAGTCGAGGCAGTCGAAGGGGCTGAAGCAGCCGAAGTGGCCGAAGTCCGGGCGTTCTGGCGGCGGCTGGGCCTCCCCGGGCTGATCGACGTGCACACCCACTTCATGCCCGAGCGGGTGCTGCGCAAGGTCTGGGACTACTTCGACGCGCTCGGTGCGGCGACCGGCGGAGCACTGGAGTGGCCGATCGCGTACCGGAAGGAGGAGGCGGAACGGGTCGCGCTGATAAGGGAGTTCGGAGTACGCGCTTTCACCGCCATGCTCTACCCGCACAAGCCCGGTATGGCCGAGTGGCTCAACGGCTGGGCCGTCGACTTCGCCGCGCGCACACCCGACTGCCTGCACACCTCGACTCTCTTCCCGGAACCGGGAGTCGACGACTATGTGCGGCGCGCCCTCGACGCCGGCGCGCGGGTGTTCAAGGCGCATGTGCAGGTCGGGGCATACGACCCGGACGATGAACTCCTCGACCCGGCTTGGGGGTTGCTCGCCGAGAGCGGGACGCCCGTCGTGATCCACTGCGGATCGGGGCCCGCCGCACCCGGCAAGCACACCGGGCCCGAGCCCATCGGGCGGGTACTTGCCCGGCACCCCCGGCTGCGACTCGTCCTAGCCCACATGGGGATGCCGGAGTACGAGGACTTCCTGGACCTGGCCGAGCGGTACGGGGAGGTGCGGCTGGACACGACGATGGCGTTCACCGACTTCAGCGAACGCCTCGCGCCCTTCCCGCCCCGCGCACTCCCCCGGCTGGCCGCGCTCGGCGACCGGGTGCTGCTGGGCAGCGACTTCCCGAACATTCCGTATCCGTACGTTCACCAGCTGCACGCCCTGGAGCGGCTGGACCTGGGCGAGGACTGGCTGCGCGCGGTCTGCCACGACAACGGGGCGCGGCTGTTCGGACTGTGA
- a CDS encoding phosphotransferase family protein produces the protein MVTHRQEHTAHWTRYFADRGHGDVQPLAAGVEGAVYRLGDGIVGKVWSGRRPVGVELMRRVYADIAGHAALLPFATPEILGVEEHDGVLVTYERELGGVPLRADSAVVAPGRELAARETDALLTVLRGLAAVPGTEAMRRLVVQGDDRPLWEGHGRFPDALADLVRRAVRRHGGLLAARVPGLAGIVRETVESLGALPDGGPVGVVHGDLVPPNVHVDDTGAPTAVLDFGFFTTAGDPAFEAAVAAAVWDMYGPYADRHTATLTRLFAEEFRYSPATLVLYQRAYALATYDLFSSDGGDGHFRWCAGVLTRPR, from the coding sequence ATGGTCACCCACCGCCAGGAGCACACCGCCCACTGGACGCGGTACTTCGCCGACCGGGGTCACGGAGACGTCCAGCCGCTCGCCGCGGGCGTCGAGGGAGCCGTCTACCGGCTCGGCGACGGGATCGTCGGCAAGGTGTGGAGCGGGCGGCGGCCGGTCGGGGTGGAGCTGATGCGGCGGGTGTACGCGGACATCGCCGGGCACGCGGCGCTGTTGCCCTTCGCCACGCCGGAGATCCTCGGTGTCGAGGAGCATGACGGGGTTCTGGTCACCTACGAACGGGAGTTGGGAGGCGTCCCGTTGCGTGCCGACTCGGCGGTCGTGGCGCCGGGGCGGGAGTTGGCCGCGCGGGAGACCGACGCCCTGTTGACGGTGCTGCGCGGGCTGGCCGCCGTGCCCGGTACGGAGGCCATGCGGCGGCTTGTCGTGCAGGGTGACGACCGGCCTCTCTGGGAGGGGCACGGCCGTTTTCCCGACGCGCTCGCCGATCTCGTCCGGCGGGCCGTTCGCCGGCACGGTGGTCTGCTCGCCGCCCGGGTTCCCGGCCTCGCGGGCATCGTGCGCGAGACGGTGGAATCCCTGGGGGCGCTTCCGGACGGCGGGCCGGTCGGCGTCGTGCACGGTGACCTAGTGCCGCCCAACGTCCACGTCGACGACACCGGCGCCCCTACGGCCGTACTCGACTTCGGGTTCTTCACCACCGCCGGCGACCCGGCCTTCGAGGCCGCCGTGGCAGCCGCCGTGTGGGACATGTACGGGCCGTACGCGGATCGGCACACCGCCACCCTCACCCGGTTGTTCGCCGAGGAGTTCCGGTACTCGCCCGCCACGCTCGTCCTCTATCAACGGGCGTATGCGCTGGCGACCTACGACCTGTTCTCGTCGGACGGGGGCGACGGGCATTTCCGCTGGTGCGCCGGGGTCCTCACGCGGCCGCGCTGA
- a CDS encoding AraC family transcriptional regulator encodes MDILHDRLARARASSAVFARTVAEPPWGLRLAGSIQLAVHTVVRGRGWLWLDDPGGAVELVPGEVTLVRGGPDHHIGHEPGADCLEPEEFRDRHAGDGSSEDPRATVFLCGAYRFSGDIGAGLLEALPQVLTLSAAVGDPLRDVIGLLSHELATPAPGEPGGPTVLDRLLDVLLVLAIRNDFRRSPNAPRWYRACADPRLNAALQAVHEDAGHPWTVPELAAISGLSRAAFARAFRDALGQTPIQYLTDWRMALARDHLRTGDLPLTAIAHAVGYTSPYAFAAAFTRRHGEPPGSWRRRESHLANDLHPYAH; translated from the coding sequence GTGGACATACTGCACGATCGCCTCGCGCGGGCCCGCGCCTCCAGTGCCGTCTTCGCGCGGACGGTGGCCGAGCCGCCGTGGGGACTGCGGCTGGCCGGGTCGATCCAACTGGCCGTGCACACCGTCGTACGGGGGCGGGGCTGGCTGTGGCTGGACGACCCCGGCGGCGCGGTGGAACTGGTACCGGGTGAGGTGACGCTCGTGCGCGGCGGCCCCGACCACCACATCGGGCACGAGCCGGGCGCGGACTGCCTCGAACCGGAGGAGTTCCGAGACAGGCATGCCGGCGACGGGAGTTCGGAGGATCCGCGGGCGACGGTGTTCCTCTGCGGGGCGTACCGGTTCTCGGGTGACATCGGCGCCGGGCTGCTGGAGGCGCTGCCGCAGGTGCTGACGCTTTCGGCGGCGGTGGGGGATCCGTTGCGGGACGTGATCGGGCTGCTGTCCCACGAGTTGGCGACGCCGGCGCCGGGCGAACCGGGCGGGCCCACGGTTCTGGACCGGCTCCTGGACGTCCTCCTGGTGCTGGCCATCCGCAACGACTTCCGGCGCAGCCCCAACGCGCCCCGCTGGTACCGGGCGTGCGCGGACCCCCGCCTGAACGCCGCGCTCCAGGCCGTCCACGAAGACGCCGGCCACCCCTGGACGGTCCCCGAACTCGCCGCGATCAGCGGCCTGTCGAGGGCCGCCTTCGCCCGCGCCTTCCGCGACGCCCTCGGCCAGACCCCGATCCAGTACCTGACCGACTGGCGGATGGCCCTCGCCCGCGACCACCTCCGCACCGGCGACCTCCCCCTCACGGCCATCGCCCACGCCGTCGGCTACACCTCGCCGTACGCCTTCGCGGCAGCGTTCACCCGCCGGCACGGGGAACCGCCGGGGAGTTGGCGGCGACGGGAGTCACACCTCGCGAACGACCTTCACCCGTACGCCCATTGA
- a CDS encoding HGxxPAAW family protein, whose translation MRESIASSAWAGVGVCAVSALQIGVGLGIVAAGVLVTWALHLTGWGKPPGRRDRAQWGMRVRDPSARAGHAGCVGCRLAGRGRAAEEYTAEERAMAVVPRESAPAGGTAG comes from the coding sequence ATGAGGGAGTCCATCGCGTCCAGCGCCTGGGCCGGGGTGGGGGTGTGCGCGGTCTCCGCCCTCCAGATCGGGGTCGGGCTGGGGATCGTCGCGGCGGGCGTCCTGGTGACGTGGGCGCTGCATCTCACCGGCTGGGGGAAGCCGCCCGGGCGCCGGGACCGGGCGCAGTGGGGGATGCGGGTGCGGGACCCGTCGGCGCGGGCGGGACATGCGGGGTGTGTCGGGTGCCGGCTGGCGGGGCGGGGGCGGGCGGCCGAGGAGTACACGGCCGAGGAGCGCGCGATGGCGGTCGTGCCGCGCGAGTCCGCCCCGGCCGGTGGAACCGCGGGCTGA
- a CDS encoding GtrA family protein translates to MKPAPFASFVRFVVCGGGVGVLSSAAVPLLAALMPWAAANALITIASTVLCTELHALFTFGTGRRPGWREHWQSAGSATAAYAATSAAILVLHTVQSSPGMLTEQAVYLTASGLAGIGRFLVLRLFVFADRGASAPVAIAVRPTVATPAFSAAA, encoded by the coding sequence ATGAAGCCCGCCCCGTTCGCGTCCTTCGTCAGGTTCGTGGTGTGCGGCGGCGGTGTCGGGGTCCTGTCCAGCGCGGCGGTACCGCTGCTGGCCGCGCTGATGCCCTGGGCGGCGGCGAACGCCCTGATCACGATCGCCTCGACCGTCCTCTGCACCGAACTGCACGCCCTGTTCACCTTCGGCACCGGCCGCCGCCCGGGTTGGCGCGAGCACTGGCAGTCGGCGGGATCGGCCACGGCGGCCTACGCGGCGACGTCCGCGGCGATACTCGTCCTCCACACCGTCCAGTCCTCCCCGGGCATGCTCACCGAACAGGCCGTCTACCTCACCGCCTCCGGCCTCGCCGGTATCGGCCGCTTCCTGGTCCTCCGCCTGTTCGTCTTCGCCGACCGCGGCGCCTCGGCTCCGGTCGCGATCGCGGTACGGCCGACGGTGGCAACCCCCGCGTTCAGCGCGGCCGCGTGA
- a CDS encoding DUF2797 domain-containing protein produces MAQTSRASQTWKCSGLRWAVDGPELKWDGGRGSPLPRGKRVAFEVAEGGGRTCVGARRHACPVRAAVPERSTGARCEECARLDRAHSVAADTIADDPRPYHVYLAWFGPGLLKVGITAEERGSARLLEQGAVCFSWLGLGPLMAARRSEELLRAALRVPDRIPYGEKRVVRSALPTSAAERAAEIADLHTRALALREWPESLHREPYRPVDHVDVFGLAGLPAAVGEVSGLVAGGVVSGEVVAVAGPDLHLATGRGVVVLDTRLMTGWELIPAGGEAGGDGGDTGGFTVPVREFRREVPGVQEGLF; encoded by the coding sequence ATGGCACAGACATCACGGGCATCACAGACGTGGAAGTGCTCGGGGCTGCGGTGGGCGGTGGACGGACCCGAGCTGAAGTGGGACGGCGGGCGCGGGAGCCCGTTGCCCCGGGGGAAGCGGGTGGCCTTCGAGGTCGCGGAAGGGGGCGGGCGGACATGTGTGGGGGCGCGGAGGCACGCCTGCCCGGTGCGGGCGGCCGTGCCGGAGCGGAGCACGGGCGCGCGGTGCGAGGAGTGCGCGCGGCTGGACCGGGCGCACTCGGTGGCCGCCGACACCATCGCGGACGACCCGCGGCCGTACCACGTGTACCTGGCCTGGTTCGGCCCCGGCCTGCTCAAGGTCGGCATCACCGCCGAAGAACGCGGCTCCGCACGCCTGCTTGAACAGGGCGCCGTCTGCTTCAGCTGGCTGGGCCTCGGCCCGCTGATGGCGGCCCGCCGCTCGGAGGAACTGCTGCGCGCCGCCCTACGGGTCCCGGACCGGATTCCCTACGGCGAGAAGCGCGTCGTCCGTTCCGCGTTGCCGACGTCGGCGGCGGAGCGGGCCGCCGAGATCGCCGACCTGCACACCCGCGCCCTCGCGCTGCGCGAATGGCCGGAGTCGCTCCACCGCGAGCCGTACCGACCCGTGGACCACGTCGACGTCTTCGGCCTCGCGGGACTCCCGGCCGCCGTCGGTGAGGTGAGCGGGCTGGTCGCGGGCGGGGTGGTGAGCGGGGAGGTCGTCGCGGTGGCGGGACCTGACCTCCACCTCGCGACCGGGCGGGGGGTGGTCGTGCTGGATACCCGGCTGATGACGGGGTGGGAGTTGATCCCGGCCGGGGGTGAGGCCGGGGGTGATGGGGGTGACACGGGTGGATTCACCGTGCCGGTACGGGAGTTCAGGCGGGAGGTGCCGGGGGTGCAGGAGGGGTTGTTCTGA
- a CDS encoding HAMP domain-containing sensor histidine kinase, protein MSGRRRPRAQKKRAGKPRTLRTRLVVASVTLIAVVCAVIGTVTTLALRSHLYDQLDGRLGEVSARASGGFGPPGDGKDGAPPEQQGKTAQQSKAAQQKGKAVVLSDFVARGPQPEGTVIASVKNGSITDGKVGEKKKDSSSGVFNMSPVALTSAQKSALNEVSQDTAAHTVELPGLGDYRVKYVSGINGSYYVAIPTSDTESTINTLILVEVSVTAAGLVAAAIAGYVLVGVATRPLRRVASTATRVSELPLHTGEVTLNERVPESETDPHTEVGQVGAALNRMLDHVHGALHARQQSEMRVRQFVADASHELRTPLASIRGYAELTRRGREQTGPDTKHALGRIESEAGRMTLLVEDLLLLARLDAGRPLQFDQTDLIPLVVDTISDSRAAGMDHNWRLDLPDEPALVSADAARIQQVLINLLGNARKHTPPGTTITARVQRRGPWMCVDVEDNGQGIPSDLLPHVFERFARGDSARSRSTGSTGLGLAIVQAVATAHGGAVTVDSVPGRTVFTVHLPALAPAVPTPAPETNWQSHSQAQHSATTWVQQGA, encoded by the coding sequence ATGAGCGGGCGACGACGGCCGCGTGCGCAGAAGAAACGAGCGGGTAAGCCGCGCACCCTGCGGACCCGGCTCGTCGTCGCGTCCGTGACGCTGATCGCGGTGGTGTGCGCGGTGATCGGTACGGTGACGACGCTCGCGCTGCGCTCCCATCTGTACGACCAGCTCGACGGCCGGCTCGGCGAGGTGTCGGCCCGTGCCTCGGGCGGCTTCGGGCCGCCCGGTGACGGCAAGGACGGTGCCCCGCCCGAACAGCAGGGCAAGACGGCTCAGCAGAGCAAGGCGGCCCAGCAGAAGGGCAAGGCCGTCGTTCTCTCCGACTTCGTCGCCCGCGGGCCGCAGCCGGAGGGCACGGTCATCGCGAGTGTCAAGAACGGTTCCATCACCGACGGCAAGGTCGGCGAGAAGAAGAAGGACAGCAGCAGCGGCGTCTTCAACATGAGCCCCGTGGCGCTCACCAGCGCTCAGAAGAGTGCGCTCAACGAGGTGTCCCAGGACACCGCGGCGCACACCGTGGAGCTCCCCGGGCTGGGTGACTACCGCGTCAAGTACGTCTCCGGCATCAACGGCAGCTACTACGTCGCCATCCCCACCTCGGACACCGAAAGCACCATCAACACCCTGATCCTCGTCGAGGTGAGCGTCACCGCCGCCGGCCTCGTCGCCGCCGCCATCGCCGGCTACGTCCTCGTCGGCGTCGCCACCCGCCCCCTGCGGCGCGTGGCCTCCACCGCCACCCGCGTCTCCGAACTCCCCCTCCACACCGGCGAGGTCACCCTCAACGAACGTGTCCCCGAGTCCGAGACCGACCCGCACACCGAGGTCGGCCAGGTCGGAGCCGCGCTCAACCGGATGCTCGACCACGTCCACGGCGCCCTGCACGCGAGACAGCAGAGCGAGATGCGGGTACGGCAGTTCGTGGCCGACGCCAGTCATGAGCTGCGGACGCCACTCGCCTCCATCCGGGGATACGCCGAGCTGACCAGGCGCGGGCGCGAACAGACCGGGCCCGACACCAAGCACGCCCTCGGCCGGATCGAGTCCGAGGCGGGTCGTATGACCCTCCTCGTGGAGGATCTGCTCCTCCTCGCCCGGCTCGACGCGGGCAGACCGCTCCAGTTCGACCAGACCGACCTCATCCCGCTAGTCGTGGACACCATCAGCGACTCGCGCGCGGCCGGCATGGACCACAACTGGCGGCTCGACCTGCCCGACGAACCGGCCCTCGTGTCGGCGGACGCGGCCCGTATCCAGCAGGTCCTCATCAATCTGCTGGGCAACGCCCGCAAGCACACACCGCCCGGTACGACGATCACCGCACGCGTGCAGCGGCGCGGCCCGTGGATGTGCGTGGACGTAGAGGACAACGGCCAGGGCATCCCGTCCGATTTGCTGCCGCATGTCTTCGAGCGGTTCGCGCGCGGCGACTCGGCGCGTTCCCGCTCCACGGGATCGACGGGTCTGGGCCTCGCCATCGTGCAGGCGGTCGCGACCGCGCACGGCGGAGCCGTCACCGTGGACAGCGTTCCCGGACGCACTGTGTTCACCGTGCATCTGCCCGCGCTGGCACCCGCTGTGCCCACGCCCGCCCCCGAAACGAATTGGCAATCGCACTCACAGGCACAGCACAGTGCCACCACATGGGTGCAACAGGGCGCTTGA
- a CDS encoding MarR family winged helix-turn-helix transcriptional regulator — translation MDSLIATAQLGQQEMAERLGLNVTDLVCFAYVIRSGEHLLTAGDLAAHVHVTTGAVTGILNRLERAGFITRVPDPADRRRVRVASVPAAVTRVVALYGPYYDRLNAQFADYSPAEIAVLNDWFTRTSTLAQDYMEELRARDKEL, via the coding sequence ATGGACTCCCTCATCGCCACCGCCCAGCTCGGCCAGCAGGAAATGGCCGAACGGCTGGGCCTGAACGTCACCGATCTCGTCTGTTTCGCCTACGTCATCAGGTCCGGCGAGCACCTCCTCACCGCGGGCGATCTCGCCGCACACGTCCACGTCACGACGGGCGCGGTGACCGGCATCCTCAACCGCCTGGAACGCGCCGGTTTCATCACCCGCGTCCCCGACCCGGCCGACCGCCGCCGCGTCCGCGTCGCCTCGGTACCGGCCGCGGTGACCCGAGTCGTCGCCCTCTACGGCCCCTACTACGACCGCCTCAACGCCCAGTTCGCCGACTACTCCCCCGCCGAGATCGCCGTACTGAACGACTGGTTCACGCGGACGTCGACGCTGGCGCAGGACTATATGGAGGAACTCCGGGCCAGGGACAAGGAGTTGTGA
- a CDS encoding response regulator transcription factor, protein MTTTSPQGRTELLRPDGSPVRVLVVDDELSITELLSMALRYEGWQIRSAGDGTGAIQTAREFRPDAVVLDMMLPDMDGLTVLGRMRRELPDVPVLFLTAKDAVEDRIAGLTAGGDDYVTKPFSLEEVVARLRGLIRRSGAADRRSDSVLVVGDLTLDEDSHEVSRAGDGIHLTATEFELLRFLMRNPRRVLSKAQILDRVWSYDFGGQANVVELYISYLRRKIDAGREPMIHTRRGAGYLIKPAAS, encoded by the coding sequence ATGACCACGACCTCGCCCCAGGGGCGCACCGAACTGCTGAGGCCGGACGGGAGCCCCGTCCGAGTGCTTGTGGTGGACGACGAGCTGTCGATCACCGAGCTGCTGTCCATGGCCCTCCGATACGAGGGCTGGCAGATCCGTAGTGCGGGTGACGGGACCGGCGCGATACAGACCGCGCGCGAGTTCCGGCCCGACGCAGTCGTCCTCGACATGATGCTGCCGGACATGGACGGCCTGACCGTTCTCGGGCGGATGCGCAGAGAGCTGCCGGACGTGCCGGTGCTGTTCCTGACGGCGAAGGACGCCGTCGAGGACCGTATCGCCGGACTCACCGCCGGCGGCGACGACTACGTCACCAAGCCCTTCAGCCTCGAAGAGGTCGTCGCCCGGCTGCGCGGACTGATCCGCCGCTCCGGTGCCGCCGACCGCCGCTCGGACTCCGTACTGGTCGTGGGTGACCTCACCCTCGACGAGGACAGCCACGAGGTGTCGCGGGCCGGGGACGGCATCCACCTCACCGCGACCGAGTTCGAGCTGTTGCGCTTCCTCATGCGTAATCCCCGGCGGGTACTCAGCAAGGCGCAGATCCTCGACCGTGTGTGGTCGTACGACTTCGGTGGGCAGGCCAATGTGGTCGAGCTCTATATCTCGTATCTGCGGCGCAAGATCGACGCCGGTCGTGAGCCGATGATCCACACCCGGCGCGGTGCCGGTTACCTGATCAAGCCCGCGGCGTCATGA
- a CDS encoding SSI family serine proteinase inhibitor — protein MSQVNRLLVIVAASAATVGSSAAVPAVALARAAPAAPRTLAPPPVRDEDRSGGDHLTVTVRHAGGAADGTRELYCHPGGGTHPDVTGACAAVGRNTQWGKDPFAPVPPDSLCTMIYGGPATAHVTGTWAGRPVDATYDRSNGCEISRWNGMVPLLPDLGARR, from the coding sequence ATGTCGCAGGTCAACCGTCTCCTCGTGATCGTCGCCGCGTCCGCCGCCACCGTCGGCTCGTCGGCCGCGGTGCCCGCCGTCGCCCTCGCGCGGGCCGCCCCGGCCGCGCCCCGCACCCTCGCGCCACCGCCCGTCCGCGACGAGGACCGGTCCGGCGGCGACCACCTCACCGTCACCGTCCGGCACGCGGGCGGCGCGGCCGACGGGACGCGCGAGCTGTACTGCCACCCCGGCGGCGGCACCCACCCGGACGTGACCGGCGCCTGCGCGGCCGTCGGCCGCAACACCCAGTGGGGAAAGGACCCCTTCGCACCGGTGCCCCCGGACAGCCTGTGCACGATGATCTACGGCGGCCCGGCCACCGCCCATGTCACCGGCACCTGGGCCGGACGCCCGGTCGACGCGACGTACGACCGGAGCAACGGCTGCGAGATCTCCCGCTGGAACGGGATGGTTCCGCTGCTGCCCGACCTCGGCGCCCGTCGCTAG
- a CDS encoding nuclear transport factor 2 family protein: protein MAESEHVENTGEFAALDPFFRIVREGLAGLVDGDHFFDLLAEDVVVEYVVSVPGYPRRVEGRGAVADLYRGYGDVMLLHSADELAVHRDPGTSVVVLEYAVHGRAVRTGRAYDNHFVSVLTVKDRQVTHWRDYLDPVAVFRATGWPAEAR from the coding sequence ATGGCCGAGTCCGAACACGTCGAGAACACGGGCGAGTTCGCGGCGCTCGACCCGTTCTTCCGGATCGTCCGGGAGGGGCTCGCGGGGCTCGTCGACGGCGATCACTTCTTCGACCTCCTGGCCGAGGACGTGGTCGTCGAGTACGTCGTGTCCGTGCCCGGCTACCCGCGCCGGGTTGAGGGACGCGGGGCGGTGGCGGACCTGTATCGCGGCTACGGCGACGTCATGCTGCTGCACAGCGCGGACGAACTGGCCGTCCACCGGGACCCCGGGACGTCCGTGGTCGTCCTTGAGTACGCGGTGCACGGACGGGCTGTCCGCACCGGGCGGGCCTACGACAACCACTTCGTCTCCGTGCTCACCGTCAAGGACCGGCAGGTGACGCACTGGCGCGACTATCTGGACCCCGTCGCCGTGTTCCGCGCCACGGGGTGGCCGGCGGAGGCTCGCTGA